From one Rubrobacter xylanophilus genomic stretch:
- a CDS encoding purine-cytosine permease family protein, which translates to MLQRVISKLGHDSVEQEAGAERTMGFGRTVMLWLAANMVVTTLLTGTLFVPGVPYMGALAVILAGTLVGVLVLALVGCMGTRTGLPTMVLTRGAFGVRGGKLPGVLNLVVLMGWSWVQALLAGIAVDYAVASFTGFSNVVLFTVLCQSVVVLLALFGHRGIERVEPLMAAVMLLLAAYVFYRAFSSYGFARFAAIPGDPQTGMTLAIAFDVVVATAISWTVLAADFNRNARSQLGGIFGTVVGYTASTSISMSLGVTAAAYALLSGGERQGFDPRVLVENFGLPAAVVVFLSVMATNTLVVYGMTMSYLDLRPRASFPRTALIIGVISILGATWQGILDRFLDFLLLIGTFFVPVFAIMLADYFVFKRGSYDPEAMLDKQRGAYWYTGGYSVAAWAAYAAGAALVFYWTQISPPPFGATVPGFVATFVLYSAVRLAANRLGGGSEK; encoded by the coding sequence ATGTTGCAGCGGGTGATCTCGAAGCTGGGGCACGATTCCGTGGAGCAGGAGGCCGGCGCCGAGCGGACGATGGGCTTCGGCCGCACGGTCATGCTCTGGCTCGCGGCCAACATGGTGGTGACCACGCTGCTCACCGGCACCCTCTTCGTGCCGGGGGTGCCCTACATGGGGGCGCTCGCCGTGATCCTCGCGGGGACCCTCGTCGGCGTGCTGGTGCTCGCCCTGGTCGGCTGCATGGGGACCAGGACCGGGCTGCCCACGATGGTCCTCACCCGCGGGGCCTTCGGGGTGCGGGGCGGGAAGCTGCCCGGGGTGCTCAACCTGGTCGTGCTCATGGGCTGGAGCTGGGTGCAGGCGTTGCTCGCCGGGATAGCCGTGGACTACGCCGTGGCGTCGTTCACCGGCTTCTCCAATGTGGTGCTCTTCACCGTGCTTTGCCAGAGCGTTGTAGTCTTGCTGGCGCTCTTCGGGCATCGCGGCATAGAGCGGGTGGAGCCCCTCATGGCCGCGGTCATGCTCCTGCTAGCCGCCTACGTCTTCTACCGGGCCTTCTCCTCCTACGGGTTCGCCCGCTTCGCCGCCATACCGGGCGACCCGCAGACCGGGATGACCCTCGCCATCGCCTTCGACGTGGTCGTGGCCACCGCCATCTCGTGGACCGTTCTCGCCGCGGACTTCAACCGCAACGCCCGCTCGCAGTTGGGGGGCATCTTCGGCACCGTGGTAGGCTACACGGCCTCCACCTCCATCTCCATGAGCCTCGGCGTCACCGCCGCGGCCTACGCCCTGCTCTCCGGCGGGGAGCGGCAGGGCTTCGATCCCCGCGTTCTGGTCGAGAACTTCGGGCTGCCCGCCGCCGTGGTGGTCTTCCTCTCCGTGATGGCGACCAACACGCTCGTGGTGTACGGTATGACCATGTCATACCTGGACCTGCGGCCGCGGGCCAGCTTTCCGAGGACGGCCCTGATCATCGGGGTGATCTCCATCCTCGGCGCGACGTGGCAGGGCATCCTGGACCGCTTTCTGGACTTTCTGCTGCTCATCGGGACCTTCTTCGTCCCGGTTTTCGCGATCATGCTCGCCGACTACTTCGTGTTCAAGCGCGGCAGCTACGATCCGGAGGCGATGCTCGACAAGCAACGGGGTGCCTACTGGTACACCGGCGGCTACAGCGTGGCCGCCTGGGCGGCCTACGCGGCCGGGGCCGCGCTCGTGTTCTACTGGACCCAGATCTCTCCGCCGCCCTTCGGGGCGACGGTGCCGGGCTTCGTGGCGACCTTCGTCCTCTACTCGGCCGTCCGCCTGGCGGCGAACCGGCTCGGCGGAGGATCGGAGAAGTGA